GCCTTGTGCCCCACAGCGACCCACGGCGCCCCATagagccccacagccccccccgctGACACAGGTgagccccacatcccccccccgctgccctcTGTGCCCCATAGGATCACCCCTGCCCCATAGGAGCTGCACCAGCCCCATAGCGGCTCCCTGGGAACCCCATAGCCCCTCCCAGACCCACAGGGCTCCCCCCAGACCCATAACAGCCCCTtcgggcccccccagccccatagagcCCCATAACAGCCTCTTAGGGGCCCCAtagggccccccccagccccatagaaCCCCCCGAGAGCCCCATAACAGCCCCTTTggggccccccagccccatagagcCCCATAGAAGCCCCTTAGGGGCCCCTtcgggctcccccagccccatagagCCCCATAGCAGCCCCTtagagccccccccagccccatagggccgcccccccccgccatgtcCCCGCTGCGGGCGCTGGCTCTGCTGTGGGTCGCGGGGGCTGTGGGGCGCCccacggcgccgccgccgcccccctggGACTGGTCCCCCCCCGCCTGCGGGCGCTGCCTGTGGGTCATGGTGGGGttgggggcgctggggggggccctggtgGTGGCCGGGGGGCTCCTGTGCCAGCGCCTGCTGCTGCCGAGagggcccccgcccccccctgaGCTGTGGGGCGCCCCTCCCCCGCCGTGGGGCGACGAGGAGCTCCCCTCCCCCCTCTCTCCggcttggggaccccccccgggacccccccagccccacgtcaCCCTCCAGGACATCGGGGAGTTCTTCCAGCACAGAGGGGGGTAGGGGGCACCTCGAAACCGGccccaaaatccccccccccgccccaaaaatCCATGGGCCGCCCTGAAACTGACATTTGGGAGCCATGGGGGGGCCATGAAACTGTCAGTGGGGGACGGTGACCAATCAGGAGCCACGGAGgacatcggggggggggggttacccCAAAAACCATCAgtcaggagctggggggggggcctgAAACTCCCAGTGAGGAGCCGTTGGGGGGCCCTGAAACCGCCAAGCAGGAGCTGTGGGGAGGTCATTGGAAATGGCCAATCAGGACCTCCGTGGTGCCCCGAAGCGACCAATCAGGACTCAGCCCCAAAAGCACCAACCGGGAGCTGTGGGACCCCCTGAAACTGCCAGGTTGGAGCTGTGGGGGCACCTTGAAACCGCCAGTCAGGAGCCCTGGAACTCCCTGGGGTGACCAATCAGGACGGTGGCTTAAACCAGGACCCATGGGGAGCCCCGAAACCGCCAGCGTCTCCCCGGATCTATGGGGAGCCCCGAAACCGCCATTGTCTCCCCGGATCTATGGGGCGCCCTGAAACCGCCAGCGTCTCCCCGGATCTATGGGGCACCCCAAATCCGATGGCGCCTCCCGGGACCTATGGGGTGCCCCGaagctgctgccagccccctAAGTGTGGGGGGGCCCCCTGAGGTGTGGGGGCCCCGCCCTGGGTGGCGCTTCCTGCCCGCGCTCCCGCTTCCTGCCTGCGCCACGCTCGCGCCGTCCCCCACCAACGGCCGCGGCCCCACAGGTACCGGGGGGGGGTTAGGGGGTCCCAAGGGGGTTGtggggcacccaagggtgctgtggggacacgggggtccCAAGAGGGACGTGGGGGTTCCGAGGGTGCACtggggcacccaagggtgctgtggggacacgggggtccCAAGGGAGTTGTGGGACACCCAGGGGTGCTGTGGGGACTTGGGGGTTCCgagggtgctgtggggcacccaagggtgctgtggggacacaggggtccCAAGGGTGCActggggcacccaggggtgctgtggggacatgggggtcccaAGAGGGACACGGGGGTCCCAAGGGtgctgtggggacacaggggtccCAAGGGTGCActggggcacccaggggtgctgtggggacatgggggtcccaAGAGGGACACGGGGGTCCCAAGGGtgctgtggggacacaggggtccCAAGGGAGTTGTGGGACACCCAGGTGTgctgtggggacacgggggtccCAAGAGGGATGTGGGGGCCCCAAGGGTGCTGtggggcacccaagggtgctgggtgGGTCCCGTGGGCGCTCCGCGGGGACCCCACGGGGGTGACGCCCTCCTGTGGTCCCACAGGTCCCaccccccagcccggggccaTGGGGGGCCACCCCCCGGCTCATCTGGCCGTGGCCCTCTGTGCCCTCCTGGCTGCCTGTGCCACCCCATCGGACCCGCCCACTGGGGCCACCGTGGGCTCCGACCTGGCCACCAGCTCCCCGCTGGCCACCACAGGCCACCAGACGGTCCCGGTGGCCACCACCGGCTCCAAAACGTCCACGATGGCCACCGAAGGCCACCAACCGTCTCCAGTGGTCACCGCCAGCCCTGAGCTGGCCGTGGTGGCCACCAGTGCCGTCTCGCTGGCCCTGATGGTCCCTACAAGCCCCAAGAGGCCCCTGGAGATCACCACTAGCCACCAACAAGTTCCAGTGGCCACCACGGGCCACCAACAGCCCTTGAAGACCACCAGTGGCCACCCACCAGCCCTGAAGGCCACCACCAGCCTCCAGTCAGCTTTGAAGGCCACTGCTGGCCACCGGGCCACCCCACAGGCCACCACGGCCCATCGGCAAACCTCAAGGACCTCCACTGGCCACCCACCGACCCCAGAGACCACCGTGGGCCAGCGGCCCACCCTGGAGACCACCGTGGGCCAACAACCAGCCTCGGAGACCACCATGGGCCAACAACCAGCCTCAGAGACCACCGTGGGCCAACAACCGGCCTTGGCGACCACCACTGGCCACCACTCGACCTTGGAGGCCACCACCAGCCCCCCACAGGCCCCCACGACCCCCTCCCCACTCTCCCCCCCAACGGCAGGTCCTCAACCCTCCCAGGAGAGCTCGTGGCGGTGGCTGGTGGTGGCGGTGGCGGTGGTAGCCACGCTGGTAGCCCTGGGGCTAGCGGTGGCCGCGTGGCTCCGCTGCCGGCGGCACCGCTCGGGTTCCACGTCCTTCGGGCCGTGGGCCGGCCCGGCTCAGCTCCCCGAGGACGACGGCTGCGGGGCCGTCACCCAACCTTTGGTAGCCACCGTGGCTACCGGGCAGGTAGAGGCCACGCTCAGCACTTTCCAAGCCGCCCCCGAGGCGGTGGCCATGGAGGAGCTGACGgaagccccgggggggggcgaCGCCCCCGTTAACGGGGACCCGGGCGtgtccgtgtgtgtccccccccccgaaATAACCGCCGCGGCTTCCTGCTGAGGCGGGgggaggggcaggaagaggaCCCAAgcccctccccctccttcccctccccacccaagGGTGCGGCACCGTTTCCGTCAGCAACAACCTGATATTTCATcagtttttttaccttttttttttttttttttaagctatttaataaaaaaatccgTTTTGGTCCCAAATCTGCTGCCTCCGGGTGACCCTGCCCcgcccccacccacccccctctGTCACCCCCCCGGGTCCCTCCCAGGGTGATTCACACCCCCCACAATTAATTAATTAGCCTAATGAGGGCCTGCACCGCAGGTTCCCGCCCCCGGACACCCCCCGCGCGGCTGCCGAGGCCGGTGACGTCATTTCTGCAGCGCCAGAGTTTATTGGGTGGGAACTAAACCCCAAAATGGGCTAAAAAACCCTCCTCTGAGGGCCCCGGTGAGGGAATCCAAGATGGCCGCCCACACGGCAACAGAGCCCTTCCAAGATGGCTGCCCAGCCCCAGGTGCGCCGCTCGATCCAAGATGGCTGCCTCGATGCCGCGGCGGTCTCCGGCTGCCGGCCAATCCAAGATGGCCACCGGAGCGCTCccggtgtgtgtgtgggggatcAACTCAACATGGCTGCCAGCCACACAAGATGGCCGCCGGTGGTCAACCGGCTCACGGCTACCACCACCCTCCCCCGCCGGGCTAGGCCAAGATGGCCGCCCAGAGCGGGCACTGAGCCAAGATGGCCGCCCAGCTCAGGCACCAGGTGCCAAGCCAAGATGGCCGCCGGCGAGACGCTCATTTGGCCACCGCTGGTCTCGTGGCCCCGCCCAGTTTGGCCACTGACGCTCCCGGACAGGCCGGGCCGGTGTGTGGTCAAGCAGCCCAAGATGGCCGCCGAGGAGCCCGGCCAGTGTGACCGCCCCAGTAAGACCAGTAAGACCCGCCCCAGGGCTCCAGTGATGCAACTGGCGAGGAGGCCCCACCCAATATGGCCGCTGGTCCTCCTGGATGAGGCCCAAGGTGGCCCCGCCTGCCCCAAGATGGCCGCCCTCGGCCCACTCCACCCTAACGTATGTGCCCCCCAGACACTCCCAAGCCAAGATGGCTGCCCTCGGCCCACCCCACATGCCCACCACGGCCAATCCGCTGCCCTCAACCCTGCCCATCCCAAGATGGCCGCCCTCAACCCATTCTACCCCAAGATGGCTGCCCTCCACCTGCCCACCCCAAGATGGCCGCCCTCAGCCCAACCAATCCCCTGCCCTCAACCCTTCCTGCCCCAAGATGGCCGCCCTCAGCCCACTCCACCCCAAGATGGCCCCGCTCGGAGCCAAGATGGCCGCCCTCGGCCCACCTCAACATGGCCGCCCTCCACCCACTTCCTCCCCAAGATGGCTGACCTTGGTCTGGCCTGTCCCAAGATGGCTGCCCtccacctgcccccccccaagATGGCCACCCTCAACTTATTCTACCCCAAGATGGCTGCCCTCGGCTCGGCCCACTCCAAGATGGCCGCCCTAGgcaggccccgcccctccccggccccgcccctgcAGGGCACGGGTGACGGCCATGACAGCGGCGGCCATGACGGCGAcgagggaggcggcggcggaggcggccaTGCCGAGCAGGGCGGCCATCTTGTCTGCGCGGGCGGGCAGGGCGCAGgccaggggcgggcagggggcggcggccgggcggcaGCCAATGGGAGCGGCTGTTACTGCCGGCAGCTGCCGCCACAGCACCGCCCACAGGAaggccccctcccccgccgccaacatggctgccgccgctgcccccaGCCACACCCGCCAGCACCCGTCATGGCCGCCGGGggcgggcagggtgggcagggcggggccggcggccatGTTGGCGCTGGGGGTcgggcggcgccgggcggccATGTTGGATCCGGCAGGTGGGTGGAGCCAGGCGGCCATGTTGGATTCCCCAGGCGGGTCGTGCCTGGCGGCCACCTTGGATTGGGCAGGCGGGCAGCAGCCGGCGGCCATGTTGGATTCGCCGCTCCGCGAGGCCGCGCTGCTCTCATTGGCTGGGTGGTGCCAGGCGGCCATCTTGGATTTACCGGTGGCCATCTTGGATTCATAGctggggcggggccgggcggcagccTCCAGCTCATCCATCCACATGAGGGCGCTGCCTTCGTCACCAGGGCAGGGCCAGGCGGCCATCTTGGTTCTGCCATTCACTCGCTGCCCGGCAGCCATCTTGTGGCCGCGCCCGGCGGCCATCTTGTCCTCACCGCCGCTCCCTTCGCCGCCACCTTCTCTGTCACGCCCGGTGGCCACGTTGACGCGCCTGGTGGCCATGCTGGTGTGCCCGGCGGCCATGTTGGCGTGCCCGGCGGCCACGTTGGTGTACCTGGCGGTCATGTTGCTGCGCCCAATGGCCACGTTGGCGTCTTCGTCGCCCCTGGCAGCCATGTTGGAGTGCCCGGCGGCCATGTTGATGTGTCTGGCGGCCACGTTGCTGCGCCCGGCAGCCACGTTGGTGTGCCCAGCGGCCACGTTGTCGTCTTCGTCGCCCCCGGCAGCCACGTTGGCGTCATGGCCGCCTTCACGGCCCCGCCGGGGGTGGCCGGGGGGGTGCAGGAGGCGGAGGAGGGTGATGGGGAGGAGGgcgaggaggaaggagaggctcCAGAGCGCGGCCATGGGGGCGGGGAAGTGCCGGTTGTAGCAGAGGGCGGCGCAGAGACGACGCAGCCCCGGGGGGGtcgcgggcggggcggggccggggggggcccagGTGCAGAGCAGGTCGTGGGGGggcccccgccaggccccgcgGGCGAAGGCCACGGCCAGGAGCCGCAGGGCCAGCAGGAAGTACCAGCGGCCGGCGCCGGGCGGGGCCAGAGCCCCCCACAGCACGTGCAGCAGCGCCGGCGCCGCCCCCGGGGCCatctggggggggcgggggggcggggggcggcgggggggggagtgaaataaagtgaaataaagtgaaattaaaaaagtgaaattaaaataaggTGAAATAAAcggaaatgaaataaaataaaataaagtgaaataaagggaaatgaaataaaataaatcacaataaaataaaataaaataa
The Strix uralensis isolate ZFMK-TIS-50842 unplaced genomic scaffold, bStrUra1 scaffold_220, whole genome shotgun sequence DNA segment above includes these coding regions:
- the LOC141938638 gene encoding uncharacterized protein LOC141938638; the protein is MGSPETAIVSPDLWGALKPPASPRIYGAPQIRWRLPGPMGCPEAAASPLSVGGPPEVWGPRPGWRFLPALPLPACATLAPSPTNGRGPTGPTPQPGAMGGHPPAHLAVALCALLAACATPSDPPTGATVGSDLATSSPLATTGHQTVPVATTGSKTSTMATEGHQPSPVVTASPELAVVATSAVSLALMVPTSPKRPLEITTSHQQVPVATTGHQQPLKTTSGHPPALKATTSLQSALKATAGHRATPQATTAHRQTSRTSTGHPPTPETTVGQRPTLETTVGQQPASETTMGQQPASETTVGQQPALATTTGHHSTLEATTSPPQAPTTPSPLSPPTAGPQPSQESSWRWLVVAVAVVATLVALGLAVAAWLRCRRHRSGSTSFGPWAGPAQLPEDDGCGAVTQPLVATVATGQVEATLSTFQAAPEAVAMEELTEAPGGGDAPVNGDPGVSVCVPPPEITAAASC